A region of Massilia sp. KIM DNA encodes the following proteins:
- a CDS encoding EAL domain-containing protein, translated as MLTQPEVPPEFRSCGRCRRMHGREFKLSFAFQPIVDLKQRSVYAYEALVRGPKGQSAWSVLSEVDEENRYDFDQACRIQAIRSAAELGIHERLSINFLPNAVYHPATCIQHTFNAAREAGYPVENIIFEVREGEKVRDRPHLVNIFREYRRYGFVTAIDDFGAGLAGLELLSEYQPHIVKLDMQLVRGIDTDRVRQAIVRGVLGMCHKLDVCVLAEGVETVGERDWLANAGVDLMQGYLFGKPTLRTVREIDPAVWH; from the coding sequence ATGCTGACCCAGCCCGAAGTGCCACCGGAATTCCGCTCCTGCGGCCGGTGCCGGCGCATGCATGGCCGCGAATTCAAGCTCAGTTTCGCCTTCCAGCCCATCGTCGACCTCAAGCAGCGCAGCGTCTACGCCTACGAGGCGCTGGTGCGCGGACCGAAAGGCCAGAGCGCCTGGTCGGTGCTGTCCGAGGTCGACGAGGAGAACCGCTACGACTTCGACCAGGCCTGCCGCATCCAGGCCATCCGCAGCGCGGCCGAACTCGGCATCCATGAGCGCCTGTCGATCAACTTCCTGCCGAACGCCGTCTACCACCCGGCCACCTGCATCCAGCACACCTTCAACGCCGCGCGCGAGGCCGGCTACCCGGTCGAGAACATCATCTTCGAGGTCAGGGAAGGGGAGAAGGTACGCGACCGGCCCCATCTGGTGAACATCTTCCGCGAGTACCGGCGCTACGGCTTCGTGACCGCGATCGACGACTTCGGCGCCGGGCTGGCCGGGCTGGAGCTGCTGTCGGAGTACCAGCCGCACATCGTCAAGCTCGACATGCAGCTGGTGCGCGGGATCGACACCGACCGGGTGCGCCAGGCCATCGTGCGCGGGGTGCTGGGCATGTGCCACAAGCTGGACGTGTGCGTGCTGGCCGAAGGCGTGGAGACGGTGGGCGAGCGCGACTGGCTGGCGAATGCAGGGGTGGACCTGATGCAGGGCTATCTGTTCGGCAAGCCGACCTTGCGCACGGTGCGCGAGATCGATCCTGCGGTGTGGCATTGA
- a CDS encoding MarR family winged helix-turn-helix transcriptional regulator, with protein sequence MQDDKGQDRDEDEDALSALDLESRLTQEHHQSLRLWLRMLSCTTRIENEIRSRLRASFGITLPRFDLMAQLERHPDGLRMGELSRRMMVTGGNVTGITDQLEREGLVLRVADAKDRRAYAVKLTPAGRRAFADMAAVHERWIDEMLAEIPAEDKESLIGLLSTMKRRIRIAEGR encoded by the coding sequence ATGCAGGACGACAAAGGGCAGGACCGCGACGAGGACGAGGATGCGCTGTCCGCGCTCGACCTCGAAAGCCGGCTGACGCAGGAACACCACCAGTCGCTGCGCCTGTGGCTGCGCATGCTGTCCTGCACCACGCGCATCGAGAACGAGATCCGCAGCCGGCTGCGCGCCAGCTTCGGCATCACCCTGCCGCGCTTCGACCTGATGGCCCAGCTCGAGCGCCATCCGGACGGCCTGCGCATGGGCGAACTCTCCAGGCGCATGATGGTCACGGGCGGCAACGTCACCGGCATCACCGACCAGCTGGAACGCGAAGGCCTGGTGCTGCGCGTGGCCGACGCCAAAGACCGGCGCGCCTATGCCGTCAAGCTGACGCCGGCGGGCCGCCGCGCCTTCGCCGACATGGCCGCCGTGCACGAGCGCTGGATCGACGAGATGCTGGCCGAGATCCCGGCCGAGGACAAGGAAAGCCTGATCGGCCTGCTGTCGACGATGAAGCGCCGGATCCGCATCGCCGAAGGGCGGTAG
- a CDS encoding AMP-binding protein, which produces MAAGALAPSGYADDFARAHLPPVADWPELRFDLPGLRYPERMNCVAELLDAGVARGWGQRVALVGARETLTYAGLLERVDRIAHVLRQDLGLPTGSRIMLRGANCPTMAAAILAVIKAGYIAVPTMPLLRARELATIATRARVGAVLCAGGLCAEIEAMDMPQLPLLRFDSEAQDGLEARMARHDAPFPAHDTAADDVCLISFTSGTTGVPKGTMHFHRDVLAICDCFPRHVLRSHIDDVFIGTPPLAFTFGLGGLLLFPLRVGARAVLYEKLSPEALLAAIEQHRATVCFTAPTFYRQMAALAPDFDLSSLTRTVSAGEALPLATREAWQAATNLAMIDGIGATEMLHIFISAAGADIRPGATGKPVPGYQACILDAEGRQLGPGVVGRLAVKGPTGCRYLDDPRQRDYVKNGWNLTGDAYEMDADGYFYYRSRVDDMIISAGYNIAGAEVEEALLRHPAVAECGVVGRADAERGQLVEAHVVLKPGQVPSEALARELQEFVKQQIAPYKYPRALRFREQLPRTETGKLQRFKLRTDAP; this is translated from the coding sequence ATGGCGGCCGGCGCGCTCGCGCCGAGCGGCTACGCGGACGATTTCGCCCGCGCCCACCTGCCGCCTGTCGCCGACTGGCCCGAACTGCGCTTCGACTTGCCCGGGCTGCGCTATCCCGAACGCATGAACTGCGTGGCCGAGCTGCTCGACGCCGGCGTGGCGCGCGGCTGGGGTCAACGCGTGGCGCTCGTTGGGGCGCGCGAGACGCTCACCTACGCCGGGCTGCTTGAGCGGGTCGACCGCATCGCCCACGTGCTGCGCCAGGACCTGGGCCTGCCGACCGGCAGCCGCATCATGCTGCGCGGCGCCAACTGCCCGACCATGGCGGCCGCCATCCTGGCCGTGATCAAGGCCGGCTATATCGCGGTGCCGACCATGCCCCTGCTGCGCGCGCGCGAGCTGGCCACCATCGCCACCAGGGCGCGCGTGGGCGCGGTGCTGTGCGCCGGCGGCCTGTGCGCCGAGATCGAGGCCATGGACATGCCGCAGTTGCCGCTGCTGCGCTTCGACAGCGAGGCGCAGGACGGCCTGGAAGCGCGCATGGCGCGCCACGACGCGCCGTTTCCGGCCCACGACACGGCGGCCGACGACGTCTGCCTGATCAGCTTCACCTCGGGCACCACCGGCGTGCCGAAGGGCACCATGCATTTCCACCGCGACGTGCTGGCGATCTGCGACTGCTTCCCGCGCCACGTGCTGCGCTCGCACATCGACGACGTCTTCATCGGCACGCCGCCGCTGGCCTTCACCTTCGGCCTGGGCGGGCTGCTGCTGTTCCCGCTGCGGGTCGGCGCGCGCGCCGTGCTGTACGAGAAGCTCAGCCCCGAGGCCCTGCTGGCGGCGATCGAGCAGCATCGCGCCACGGTTTGCTTCACGGCCCCGACCTTCTACCGCCAGATGGCGGCGCTGGCGCCGGACTTCGACCTGTCCAGCCTGACGCGCACCGTGTCGGCCGGGGAGGCGCTGCCGCTGGCCACGCGCGAAGCCTGGCAGGCCGCGACGAACCTGGCCATGATCGACGGCATCGGCGCCACCGAGATGCTGCACATCTTCATCTCGGCGGCCGGCGCCGACATCCGTCCCGGCGCCACCGGCAAGCCGGTGCCGGGCTACCAGGCCTGCATCCTCGACGCCGAAGGGCGGCAGCTGGGGCCGGGCGTGGTGGGGCGGCTGGCGGTGAAGGGCCCGACCGGCTGCCGCTACCTGGACGATCCGCGCCAGCGCGACTACGTCAAGAACGGCTGGAACCTGACCGGCGACGCCTACGAGATGGACGCAGACGGCTATTTCTACTACCGCTCGCGGGTGGACGACATGATCATCTCGGCCGGCTACAACATCGCCGGGGCCGAGGTCGAGGAAGCGCTGCTGCGCCACCCCGCGGTGGCCGAATGTGGCGTGGTGGGGCGGGCCGACGCCGAACGCGGGCAGCTGGTCGAGGCCCACGTGGTGCTCAAGCCGGGCCAGGTCCCGTCCGAGGCGCTGGCGCGCGAACTGCAGGAATTCGTCAAGCAGCAGATCGCGCCCTACAAGTACCCGCGCGCCTTGCGCTTTCGCGAACAGCTGCCGCGCACCGAAACCGGTAAACTGCAACGCTTCAAGCTGCGCACCGATGCGCCCTAG
- a CDS encoding response regulator, whose protein sequence is MKVLVVDDDVVSRMMLMHLIDSSGSHEILEAEDGEDAWRQLQAGPAPDLVFCDLRMPRLSGLGLLERVRADAALCRQPFVLVSSAADAATMAEAAGLGADGYIVKPFRLEDVRMQFARLDGAAQADEDESPAGVVRRLGIDGARLQLYLDGLGRQLDAAGPELAALLAAGELDAVLGKLKRLREGCATLGLRGAAAALEQLEQFDACALDAGRIGQALGRAGASVLRQAERTRHG, encoded by the coding sequence ATGAAGGTCCTGGTAGTCGACGACGACGTGGTGTCGCGCATGATGCTGATGCATCTGATCGACAGCAGCGGCAGCCACGAGATTCTGGAAGCCGAGGACGGCGAGGACGCCTGGCGCCAGTTGCAGGCCGGGCCGGCCCCCGACCTGGTGTTCTGCGACTTGCGCATGCCGCGCCTGTCCGGGCTCGGCCTGCTGGAGCGCGTGCGCGCCGATGCCGCGCTGTGCCGCCAGCCCTTCGTGCTGGTGTCCTCGGCCGCCGACGCGGCCACCATGGCCGAAGCGGCCGGCCTGGGCGCGGACGGCTACATCGTCAAGCCCTTCCGCCTGGAGGACGTGCGCATGCAGTTCGCGCGCCTGGACGGCGCCGCCCAGGCCGACGAGGACGAGTCCCCGGCCGGCGTGGTGCGGCGCCTGGGCATCGACGGCGCGCGCCTGCAGCTCTACCTCGACGGCCTGGGACGCCAGCTGGACGCGGCGGGGCCGGAACTGGCGGCCCTGCTGGCGGCTGGCGAACTGGATGCGGTGCTGGGAAAGCTCAAACGCCTGCGAGAGGGCTGCGCCACCCTCGGCCTGCGCGGGGCGGCGGCGGCGCTCGAGCAGCTCGAGCAGTTCGACGCCTGCGCCCTCGACGCGGGACGGATCGGGCAGGCCCTGGGGCGTGCCGGGGCCAGCGTCTTGCGCCAGGCCGAACGCACGCGCCATGGCTGA